One Osmerus eperlanus chromosome 2, fOsmEpe2.1, whole genome shotgun sequence genomic window, ctagatgccagaaaatgggccaagatcttccacattcttaccttggcacaactccatcatacagtacagtacaactgttcctcaacgacgatgctgctgtgtttgaaactgatgctagctcgctctagttctaactagcctacagtacggtacagtaccatgaacgtaaaggcaattgacgcaactctttctctttatgactaaatggtacaaattggtatccagagcctcaacgcgaaaaagttaaacatcttgactagcactttttttagcaaggttagctagccaaaactctcatatctcgctatctattgcgtgtgtgcagtcttttgtttactaaggtagtcatagcaaccccaggcatggaaagtccatcttcgcactctgataccgatcaaccaatggggttaaggtgacaccgtgacatacattgattgacagcttacctcattaccttaaggacaaggaaatacagaaataaatgtacacagaaataaataaatacagaaataaatgtacacagaaataaataaatacaaaaataaatactgatataaatggccatgtaaataaataaatacataattaagatgttttcatacatttatttttatatatttacatttttttatgtataaatacatttatttatacattttttttttttttttttttattttggcaggtttggtcctccataaaaAACCCAACCCTAGTAAAACGTCTACCAATAGTTAATTGATAGGTTGTCTCAATGTGTGTTGATACCTTAAGAATTTAATTCCCGGGAAGTGCTCAAATTGTCAGTAACAATTTGAATGAAAAGCCAAATAATTACAACAAAACTACTCGCAGGTTAGTGAATAATGTTTTAATACAGATGAAACAATCATATTTTATCATTAGTGTGTAGATGTATTAATTTAATAAGAAAATGATCTAATTATGATTATAACCCAAATGAAATGTTATACTTGGTTAACTATTCAGAAATACATTTAACACCTTTCtgattaaattattatatttAGTCAGCATAGCTTGTTTTAATTTATTAAAATTATGTTAATTAAAATGTTTAAATGGCAATACAGAAACACAATTGTTATAGTGATTTGAATCAGTGTAAATCGTTTTTATAACTGTATATCTTTCATTAAGTGCTAACCATACATGCAAGGAAATGTTTTTAAAACTTGCTTGTAAAATGATCTATTCTGTATGTCCCACCAATAGCCAGTGATGACATTTGTTATTTCCCTTAAATTTGCATCATATCGTTTGTTGAGTAGGCTACGTGTGTCTGAAAGGTCCAATGACATGCTCAAGGAAACTTTAGATTGATATAAACACAGTGCAATCCAGCCATTGACTTCATACATTGCTggggataaaagtgtctgctaaattaatttatgatgtaaacataacatttgTGAAACTGCAGGTGCAATATCTAAGCCATGAAATCTCAGAAATGACTTTTACAGTAAAACTCTttcataataaaataataaatcatctaaacaaaaaatcagaaaactgtAAATCCTTCATAAAGACAACCACAACTCTCTTCGATTATGGAATACATATATGTGCAGTATATCCCTGATAAGAAATAACTTGAGTATACTATAATCTTCTAGAGAGATTCAGTACACTTTAGTTGTGGCTACAGATGAGGTAGACCCTCAAAAGAGCAACATGGTGAATGCAGTGCCGATTACTATGACACAGGTTGGTTTTAGTGCTGCTAGTCATTCAAATCtgtgaaatacattttaaaaatttGAAAGAATACATAATCTTTGACTATATGTACTGTGAAAAAAATTACAAACTGAATCTGACAAAGCTTATTCCAATTTAACTGCATTGCTTGACTAGAAACATTTTCTTGTAAGAAAATATTTGTCCTAATTTGTGGAATCCTATCATTGCTTAAATACATCAGCcctttataataaaaaaaaaacaattcctGAGTATGTTTTCTGTGTCACTGACAAAATGTCCTTAAATGATTTAGGGCAAAATAGGTTGTAAACATTCATGACTGAAAGCAAACTTCCTAGAAACATGTTATGGAATTCTAAACTTTTGTGGCAGTGTTCTGGTTCATCAAACCTTATTTGAGGAAAAACAAGACAATGTTGAGggacaagagaaggagagaagagaaggaggcctGAGCTGGGGAAGCTCCATTGTTGGCTGGTGGTAAGCCAGTGCAGTTGGTACTTAGGTCAGAGTCAGTTCCACTAGAGCTGAAAGTAACAAATCCTGGCTGGCTGCTGGTGATTATGCTGTTGATCCACGTCTGGTACTTGGATACTCTGGCATAGACTCCTGGGAATTTGGCCAGAGCACAGCCTTTGCCAAAACTCACCACTCCAGACTGGATCCAGCGACCATCCTGTTTGCTGACCAAGGGACCCCCCGAGTCACCCTGGAGAGGGTTTAACAATGTCAGGGATTATCACTTTTTAAGCAATATAAAATGATTATTAATGATCAATTATCAAAAGAGTTACATTAAGTAGCATATTACCTGACAGGAGTCCTTTCCTCCAGCTTTTAAACCAGCACACAACATGTTGTCTGTGATAGAGCCCACTCCATAGTTACAGTTGCACTGTCTGTTCCCCACTATAGGCACATCTACTTCCTGGAGATtcctaggggaggggaggtttaCTGCAGAAACAGACTTCATTTAATCAGTAAATGTATCAGAAACTTTAAGATTCATAATTCTAAGTTCAAATTTGAGTTCCTTTCCCTGTATATCAGTAAAACTAATGTTTTCGTCTTCCTAGAATTGTAAACTATATGCCTACAAAAATATTGACTTAATTTATATGTTGGACTTTCACTTAAGAAAATTAACAAAATCTGTCAAACTCATGTGACTCTCATAGTAatactgtagtaaatgtacattTCCAGTCAATGGTAACTTATTCAAGGTATTGATTATCTTTATTTGGATATCTTTAATCTAGGTCTGTAATACAGTTGTCTAGTATTTTAAGATACCTCATGAGTGCTCACCGTCTGAATTAATAGTCCCCCAACCAGTGACCCAGCTGACGATGCCTGCATTGTAGGTGCTGCCAGGTGCTGCTAAGCAGACAGGTTGGATATAGTTGGTAAAAGTCACAGGAGAGGACAGCTTCAGCAGACACATATCATTGTCGCTGGTACTGTCATTATAGTTGGGATTGCAGATGATCTTTGCCACTGAGCTGGACACCTGGTTTTGATTGGGTCGATCCAGGCTATTAGCTCCCAAGATGACCTGCAGTTTTGAtaggctggtgctgggggaggggtgggtagTTGTTAAGTatatcacaaataaatgtagaaAATGTTTTGGTTAAATGCAAAATGGTACTGTAGATTTGTATGAATCCTTACCTGGAGAAACAGTGAGCAGCAGTCAGAACCCACTGGTTGTTGATGAGAGATCCTCCACAAAAATGGAAGGCTGATCGTTGTAGACTCGCCTGCCAGGGCCAGCCTCCCACTGGGGCGTCCTGACCACCCACAATCTTGGAGTTGAGTGCAGCCTGGCCACACACTGACAACAAAAGGGTGTTGTGTTATTATCCTTATGTAGCCTAAGTCTTATAATATTTTCAAGAGAATACATAGGGTTTACTAAAAAGGAAGCACCGCaaaatgtcttttttttgcAAGTGGACAGTATGCATCTTCCTTTGCTGTCATTTATAAAGTATGTCAGCCTTGAAGCCTTGCTTTTAAGACCCTCACCCTACATTCTAGGGCTCAGCCAATGAATGGTCAACATACACCAGTTCTATTGAAATGACCTTTATGTAGACCTTGATCTATTGTTCATCCATTGTCCAAGTATTGTGAATATGATTAAGACCGTAGAAATGAAAAGATTGATTGAAAATAAGCTTACCATTCAACTGTGAGTAACACCCTGAAAAAGGCATAACACCAGGTATTTAGTTTAGATTTATCTTCACGTGAATGTCAGAAACACTCCTGATAGGTTAAGAACATACAGTTGTAACAGTTGGCAAGGACCTTGAGATCCTTCTCTATGTCCTTCCTttactctctctgcctgtcaacaaattacattttatttgCTTCAGTCCCGCAAAATCTGATCTTATCTCTGAGTAAGCCTATAATGACGCTGGAATG contains:
- the LOC134035007 gene encoding serine protease 27-like isoform X2 — protein: MAVCKALCWTLLVAFLAKGKFLLLSVCGQAALNSKIVGGQDAPVGGWPWQASLQRSAFHFCGGSLINNQWVLTAAHCFSSTSLSKLQVILGANSLDRPNQNQVSSSVAKIICNPNYNDSTSDNDMCLLKLSSPVTFTNYIQPVCLAAPGSTYNAGIVSWVTGWGTINSDVNLPSPRNLQEVDVPIVGNRQCNCNYGVGSITDNMLCAGLKAGGKDSCQGDSGGPLVSKQDGRWIQSGVVSFGKGCALAKFPGVYARVSKYQTWINSIITSSQPGFVTFSSSGTDSDLSTNCTGLPPANNGASPAQASFSSLLLLSLNIVLFFLK
- the LOC134035007 gene encoding serine protease 27-like isoform X1: MAVCKALCWTLLVAFLAKGCYSQLNVCGQAALNSKIVGGQDAPVGGWPWQASLQRSAFHFCGGSLINNQWVLTAAHCFSSTSLSKLQVILGANSLDRPNQNQVSSSVAKIICNPNYNDSTSDNDMCLLKLSSPVTFTNYIQPVCLAAPGSTYNAGIVSWVTGWGTINSDVNLPSPRNLQEVDVPIVGNRQCNCNYGVGSITDNMLCAGLKAGGKDSCQGDSGGPLVSKQDGRWIQSGVVSFGKGCALAKFPGVYARVSKYQTWINSIITSSQPGFVTFSSSGTDSDLSTNCTGLPPANNGASPAQASFSSLLLLSLNIVLFFLK